A stretch of the Archangium violaceum genome encodes the following:
- a CDS encoding sensor histidine kinase, whose translation MPTLRAATKSVRPETPEEVTAEPIAEPIYEKWGFATAHPDGYMAVRAVRDDSGTLVDFHWEYANPAAEAMMGMSLDFVVGRGIVELLPEARNRGIHAHFVRAVQTGEPYVDEVYFPLAHNERWFRLVALKRGDGLSIWFNDITRRKREELETSFLAEASHLLTASLDVEAALHELARRCVPTLGDGCVLQVMDSRGQPLLLETVANEPSQEALLTEVLRYTAAQASNEPGLVGLRLPQDTSQLLPEVTTPLLQSLTRDAGHLRLMRMLGTRSLLTVPLRARGRTLGALVLFTFRERVYGQDDLRFAEDLADRVALSVDNVLLFREARQAVAQRDEFFTVAAHELRTPTTSLKLNVQSLLRGARRGEAAPSAPALMAKLENIDRNASRLNALVNELLDVTRIHAGRLRLELEEVDLTALAQEVAARFELPASQAQSPILLETSGSAVGTWDRLRLEQVVTNLLSNALKYGAGKPVHLRVETSAGLARLVVRDEGIGIAPENLPRLFGRFERAVSDRHYGGLGLGLYITRQIVEALGGTVGVRSAPGAGATFTVELPRQATA comes from the coding sequence GTGCCCACGCTCCGTGCCGCCACGAAGAGCGTCCGTCCGGAGACTCCGGAGGAGGTCACCGCCGAGCCCATCGCCGAGCCCATCTATGAGAAGTGGGGCTTCGCCACGGCTCATCCCGATGGCTACATGGCCGTGCGCGCCGTCCGCGACGACTCCGGCACGCTGGTGGACTTCCACTGGGAGTACGCCAACCCCGCCGCCGAGGCCATGATGGGCATGAGCCTGGACTTCGTGGTGGGCCGGGGCATCGTGGAGCTGCTGCCCGAGGCGCGCAACCGCGGCATCCACGCCCACTTCGTGCGCGCGGTGCAGACGGGCGAGCCCTACGTGGACGAGGTGTACTTCCCCCTCGCCCACAACGAGCGGTGGTTCCGTCTCGTCGCCCTCAAGCGAGGGGACGGCCTCTCCATCTGGTTCAACGACATCACCCGCCGCAAGCGCGAGGAGCTGGAGACGAGCTTCCTCGCCGAGGCCAGCCACCTGCTCACCGCGTCGCTCGACGTGGAGGCCGCCCTGCACGAGCTGGCCCGCCGCTGCGTCCCCACGCTCGGCGACGGCTGCGTCCTGCAGGTGATGGACAGCCGCGGACAGCCGCTCCTGCTCGAGACCGTGGCCAACGAGCCTTCCCAGGAGGCGCTGCTCACCGAGGTGCTGCGGTACACCGCCGCCCAGGCCTCGAACGAGCCCGGCCTGGTGGGGCTGAGGCTGCCCCAGGACACCTCCCAGCTCCTCCCGGAGGTGACGACGCCCCTGCTCCAGTCCCTCACCCGGGACGCCGGGCACCTGCGCCTCATGCGGATGCTGGGGACGCGCTCGCTGCTCACCGTGCCCCTGCGCGCGCGCGGACGCACCCTGGGCGCGCTCGTCCTCTTCACCTTCCGCGAGCGCGTGTACGGGCAGGATGACCTGCGCTTCGCCGAGGACCTGGCGGACCGGGTCGCCCTCTCCGTGGACAACGTCCTGCTCTTCCGCGAGGCCCGCCAGGCCGTGGCCCAGCGCGACGAGTTCTTCACCGTGGCCGCGCACGAGCTGCGCACCCCCACCACCTCCCTCAAGCTCAACGTGCAGTCGCTGCTGCGCGGCGCCCGCCGAGGCGAGGCCGCTCCGTCCGCTCCCGCCCTCATGGCCAAGCTGGAGAACATCGACCGCAACGCCAGCCGCCTCAACGCGCTCGTCAACGAGCTGCTCGACGTCACCCGCATCCACGCCGGACGGCTGCGCCTGGAGTTGGAGGAGGTGGACCTCACCGCGCTCGCCCAGGAGGTCGCCGCCCGCTTCGAGCTGCCCGCCTCCCAGGCCCAGAGCCCCATCCTCCTGGAGACCTCCGGCTCCGCCGTGGGCACCTGGGACAGGCTCCGGCTGGAGCAGGTGGTGACCAACCTGCTCTCCAACGCGCTCAAGTACGGCGCTGGCAAGCCCGTGCACCTGCGCGTGGAGACGAGCGCCGGGCTCGCCCGCCTGGTGGTGCGCGACGAGGGCATCGGCATCGCCCCGGAGAACCTGCCGCGCCTCTTCGGCCGCTTCGAGCGCGCCGTGTCCGATCGCCACTACGGTGGACTCGGGCTCGGCCTCTACATCACCCGGCAGATCGTCGAGGCCCTGGGCGGGACGGTGGGCGTGCGCAGCGCTCCCGGCGCCGGCGCCACCTTCACCGTGGAGCTACCCCGGCAGGCCACGGCCTGA
- a CDS encoding prolipoprotein diacylglyceryl transferase, whose amino-acid sequence MIPYLHVPPIKLGPLTIEPFGIFVALGILLAARLLSRQAEREGLDSTPLQDYAPWGVGVGVVVGHLVHLFGYHPEELSKSPFQIFKVWDGLSSFGGLLGGILAAVVFFRVRKLRFRDYADAFALSVAPGWAVARLGCFAVHDHPGVRTDFFLAVNFPGGPRHDLGMYDAIFLFAISGLLWGLRNAGKLRGKLLPLLSILYAFGRFFFDSLRATDLSYVDARYFGLTPAQYGCFALIAFGIYGLVKWQAPARKPSAQVGPGNGVQAQAR is encoded by the coding sequence GTGATTCCCTACCTGCACGTCCCCCCCATCAAGCTCGGACCCCTCACCATCGAGCCCTTCGGCATCTTCGTGGCGCTCGGCATCCTGCTCGCCGCCCGGCTCCTATCCCGTCAGGCCGAGCGTGAAGGGCTCGATTCGACGCCCCTCCAGGACTACGCGCCCTGGGGCGTGGGCGTGGGTGTGGTCGTCGGACACCTGGTCCACCTCTTCGGCTACCACCCCGAGGAGCTCTCCAAGAGCCCGTTCCAGATCTTCAAGGTGTGGGATGGACTGTCCTCCTTCGGAGGGCTGCTCGGCGGCATCCTCGCCGCCGTGGTCTTCTTCCGGGTGCGCAAGCTGCGCTTCCGCGACTACGCCGACGCCTTCGCCCTGTCCGTGGCCCCCGGTTGGGCCGTCGCCCGGCTCGGCTGCTTCGCCGTCCACGACCACCCCGGCGTCCGTACCGACTTCTTCCTCGCGGTCAACTTCCCCGGCGGGCCTCGTCACGACCTGGGCATGTATGACGCCATCTTCCTCTTCGCCATCTCCGGCCTCCTGTGGGGCTTGCGCAACGCGGGCAAGCTGAGGGGGAAGTTGCTGCCCCTGCTCTCCATCCTCTACGCCTTCGGCCGCTTCTTCTTCGACTCCCTGCGCGCCACGGACCTCTCCTATGTCGACGCGAGGTACTTCGGCCTGACGCCCGCGCAGTACGGATGCTTCGCGCTCATCGCCTTCGGCATCTACGGTCTGGTGAAGTGGCAGGCCCCCGCCAGGAAGCCCTCCGCCCAGGTCGGACCGGGGAACGGCGTTCAGGCGCAGGCACGTTGA
- a CDS encoding MFS transporter: protein MLPPSMTFKTSYKVGLALLLCYLVAWLDRMAINMTIPFIREELQVGPERIGWILSAFFLGYSLFQIPGGMLADRIGPRKVLLVALAWWSVFTALTGVVGGLASMLVVRFLFGVGEGIFPAAVWKVIGNWYSKKNRGTANAAILSSVALGPAISSLLLAWLLPILGWRTSFYVLGGAGVLCVVAAWLYITNSIHEHPGVSREELEEFERDSLSQAANAEQTLEKASFADLLRSPAIWVLFFVALIYNLTMYGWLNWLPTYLLEVKKLSLQRTGFVGALPFLTGGIGCMLAGYVSDRWFRGRRKYLVFGCQALGGVCLYLFTRIDAPVPYMIAQCIAGFLLFMAAGAIWALPMILVPTRLMGSGAGFINTGGQIGGFLTNILIGYAIKWNDNDAAVGFHVMLGALVVAALLVLIGIREQPAPAPASPSTKPALS, encoded by the coding sequence ATGCTCCCACCCTCCATGACCTTCAAGACCAGCTACAAGGTCGGCCTCGCCCTGCTCCTGTGCTACCTCGTCGCCTGGCTGGACCGGATGGCCATCAACATGACCATCCCGTTCATCCGCGAGGAGCTCCAGGTGGGTCCGGAGCGCATCGGGTGGATCCTCAGCGCCTTCTTCCTCGGCTACTCGCTCTTCCAGATTCCGGGCGGAATGCTGGCCGACCGCATCGGCCCTCGCAAGGTGCTGCTCGTCGCCCTCGCCTGGTGGTCCGTCTTCACCGCGCTCACCGGCGTGGTGGGCGGACTCGCCAGCATGTTGGTGGTGCGCTTCCTCTTCGGTGTCGGTGAGGGCATCTTCCCCGCCGCCGTCTGGAAGGTCATCGGCAACTGGTACTCGAAGAAGAACCGCGGCACCGCCAACGCGGCCATCCTCTCGTCCGTCGCCCTCGGGCCCGCCATCTCCTCGCTGCTGCTCGCGTGGCTGCTGCCCATCCTCGGCTGGCGGACGAGCTTCTACGTCCTCGGCGGCGCCGGCGTGCTCTGCGTGGTGGCCGCCTGGCTGTACATCACCAACTCCATCCACGAGCACCCGGGCGTCTCGCGCGAGGAGCTCGAGGAGTTCGAGCGCGACAGCCTCTCCCAGGCCGCCAACGCCGAGCAGACCCTCGAGAAGGCCAGCTTCGCGGACCTGCTGCGCTCCCCCGCCATCTGGGTGCTCTTCTTCGTCGCCCTCATCTACAACCTGACCATGTATGGCTGGTTGAACTGGCTGCCCACGTACCTGCTCGAGGTGAAGAAGCTCTCCCTCCAGAGGACCGGCTTCGTCGGCGCGCTCCCGTTCCTCACGGGTGGCATCGGCTGCATGCTCGCCGGCTACGTGTCGGATCGCTGGTTCCGCGGCCGGCGCAAGTACCTGGTGTTCGGCTGCCAGGCCCTCGGCGGCGTCTGCCTCTACCTGTTCACGCGCATCGACGCGCCCGTGCCGTACATGATCGCCCAGTGCATCGCCGGCTTCCTGCTCTTCATGGCCGCTGGCGCCATCTGGGCCCTGCCCATGATTCTCGTGCCCACCCGCCTCATGGGCTCGGGCGCCGGCTTCATCAACACCGGCGGGCAGATCGGCGGGTTCCTCACCAACATCCTCATCGGCTACGCCATCAAGTGGAACGACAACGACGCCGCCGTCGGCTTCCACGTGATGCTCGGAGCGCTCGTCGTGGCCGCGCTCCTCGTCCTGATCGGCATCCGCGAGCAGCCCGCTCCCGCGCCCGCCAGTCCGTCCACGAAGCCCGCCCTGTCCTGA
- a CDS encoding sensor histidine kinase codes for MGAEPARTPSLPLTWPAAMFGLIFGVAMTYAPYEFHAASFRPLYPYVRSMGVAYLASSIVLMATMLYPHAPRWLDLLGRVGFGAVTGLYWWVLNVRTGGLTGAILYPVLLAGVALEASPSWRKREVFRGAVGLIALCFGLIMLVAHQHLPPVFYASLAPLLVPMGLVFLGCGAGLLAPVDTRWPRLPRVLFGLLAVDFSLLAWGLGLMGSGPAATVYIILTFACVTAALGLRPRAPRTVGFKLLRGLAFAGVVPLLALGGLATWQAQSAIERQVRDDTVRAAAGEADFLVRYLDDARESLQLMLESPGFRSALASRDRKLLELYLRNLPAQARAFDAAIAVDKEGLGLAASYGKEDLGSFSHRDYYAGVLSTGAPYVSRPYVSQLGLPHVAVALPFKQDGKLEGMLVGLLSLERLSAAVTPAAQRFRVQVLDRRGLLLLRDTQPGAPLLSQALLPGALRLHLSSNDEGVVETFGPDDQRILLAADAPVPGTEWSVVVTQDMGVAYRAITRTSVAFIALLALGVLLLLALSQFVARDIIRRLETLVEATAAIGRGELSRRVPEEEDDELGELCRGFNEMAARTEAAQAELREAVRLREEFLSVASHELRTPLTPLKGFAALTLNRMEKGGDFPERERTLKALRSMARQTDRLTRLVDDLLDTSRIQAGRFELERAPVDLVPLVREVIERFELRGDEGLRFFLEAPEAPVEGTWDGPRLEQVVTNLLSNAVRYSPQGGTVRVSFHLTGDAVELRVRDQGIGIPPESVALLFQPFARASNATARHFGGLGLGLFICREIVQRHGGTIWAESPGAQQGSCFYVRLPRGQPAISLAVAAS; via the coding sequence ATGGGAGCCGAGCCCGCTCGCACACCTTCGCTGCCCCTCACCTGGCCCGCCGCGATGTTCGGCCTCATCTTCGGCGTGGCGATGACGTACGCGCCGTACGAATTCCACGCGGCCTCCTTCCGCCCCCTCTACCCGTACGTGCGCTCCATGGGCGTGGCGTACCTGGCCAGCAGCATCGTGCTGATGGCCACCATGCTCTACCCCCACGCTCCGCGCTGGTTGGATCTGCTGGGGCGCGTGGGCTTCGGTGCCGTCACGGGCCTCTACTGGTGGGTGCTCAACGTGCGCACCGGCGGCCTCACCGGCGCCATCCTGTATCCGGTGCTGCTCGCGGGCGTGGCGCTGGAAGCCTCCCCCTCCTGGCGCAAGCGCGAGGTGTTCCGCGGCGCGGTGGGGCTGATCGCCCTCTGCTTCGGGCTGATCATGCTGGTGGCGCACCAGCACCTCCCGCCCGTCTTCTACGCCTCGCTGGCGCCCCTGCTGGTGCCCATGGGGCTCGTCTTCCTGGGCTGCGGAGCGGGGCTGCTGGCCCCCGTCGACACGCGCTGGCCCCGGCTGCCGCGCGTCCTCTTCGGCCTGCTGGCGGTGGACTTCTCCCTGCTGGCCTGGGGACTGGGCCTCATGGGCTCGGGGCCGGCCGCCACCGTCTACATCATCCTCACCTTCGCGTGCGTCACCGCCGCCCTGGGCCTGCGCCCCCGCGCACCGCGCACCGTGGGCTTCAAGCTGCTGCGCGGACTGGCCTTCGCCGGAGTGGTGCCCCTGCTGGCGTTGGGGGGACTCGCGACGTGGCAGGCCCAGAGCGCCATCGAGCGCCAGGTACGCGACGACACCGTGCGCGCCGCCGCGGGCGAGGCGGACTTCCTCGTGCGCTACCTCGACGACGCGCGCGAGTCCCTGCAGCTCATGCTGGAGTCCCCCGGCTTCCGCTCCGCCCTCGCCTCGAGGGATCGCAAGCTGCTGGAGCTCTACCTGCGCAACCTCCCCGCCCAGGCGCGCGCCTTCGACGCCGCCATCGCCGTGGACAAGGAGGGCTTGGGGCTCGCCGCCTCCTACGGCAAGGAGGACCTGGGCAGCTTCTCCCACCGCGACTACTACGCCGGCGTGTTGAGCACCGGCGCCCCCTACGTCTCGCGCCCCTACGTCAGCCAGCTCGGCCTGCCCCACGTGGCCGTGGCCCTGCCCTTCAAACAGGATGGGAAGCTGGAGGGCATGCTCGTGGGCCTGTTGTCCCTCGAGCGCCTGTCGGCGGCGGTGACGCCCGCGGCCCAGCGCTTCCGCGTCCAGGTGCTGGACAGACGCGGCCTGCTGCTCCTGCGCGACACCCAGCCCGGCGCCCCCCTGCTGAGCCAGGCCCTCCTGCCCGGCGCCCTGCGCCTGCACCTGTCCAGCAACGACGAGGGCGTGGTGGAGACGTTCGGCCCGGACGACCAGCGGATCCTCCTGGCCGCGGACGCCCCCGTGCCCGGCACCGAGTGGAGCGTCGTCGTCACCCAGGACATGGGCGTGGCCTATCGCGCCATCACCCGCACCAGCGTGGCCTTCATCGCCCTGCTCGCGCTCGGCGTGCTGCTGCTCCTGGCCCTCTCCCAGTTCGTCGCGCGCGACATCATCCGCCGCCTGGAGACGCTGGTGGAGGCCACCGCCGCCATCGGCCGGGGCGAGCTGTCCCGGCGCGTGCCCGAGGAGGAGGACGACGAGCTGGGCGAGCTGTGCCGGGGCTTCAACGAGATGGCCGCGCGCACCGAGGCCGCCCAGGCCGAGCTGCGCGAGGCGGTGCGTCTGCGCGAGGAGTTCCTCTCCGTCGCCAGCCACGAGCTGCGCACCCCCCTCACCCCCCTCAAGGGCTTCGCCGCCCTCACCCTCAACCGCATGGAGAAGGGCGGCGACTTCCCCGAGCGCGAGCGCACCCTCAAGGCCCTGCGCTCCATGGCCCGGCAGACGGACCGCCTCACCCGCCTGGTGGATGATCTGCTGGACACCTCGAGGATTCAGGCCGGCCGCTTCGAGCTGGAGCGCGCCCCGGTGGACCTGGTGCCCCTGGTGCGCGAGGTCATCGAGCGCTTCGAGCTGCGCGGCGACGAGGGGCTGCGCTTCTTCCTCGAGGCGCCCGAGGCGCCCGTGGAGGGCACCTGGGACGGGCCCCGCCTGGAGCAGGTGGTGACCAACCTCCTGTCCAATGCCGTCCGCTACTCCCCGCAGGGTGGCACCGTGCGCGTCAGCTTCCACCTCACCGGGGACGCGGTGGAGCTGCGCGTGAGGGACCAGGGCATCGGCATCCCCCCCGAGAGCGTCGCCCTCCTCTTCCAGCCCTTCGCTCGCGCCTCCAACGCCACCGCGCGCCACTTCGGCGGGCTCGGCCTGGGGCTCTTCATCTGCCGTGAAATCGTTCAGCGTCACGGTGGCACCATCTGGGCGGAGAGCCCCGGCGCCCAGCAGGGCAGCTGCTTCTACGTCCGCCTGCCCCGCGGGCAACCAGCCATCTCCCTGGCGGTCGCCGCGAGCTGA
- a CDS encoding class I SAM-dependent methyltransferase, whose amino-acid sequence MSNARALLYDAVMVPVGWLGLDRARHRLVEGLSGRVLEVGTGTGLLSYPPSVSSVVAIDIDPELLARASHRRPGVTLMRADVQQLPFPDGSFDTVVACLVFCTVEDPARGLAEIRRVLRPGGQLRLLEHVRSPHPTVARLQDRLTPVWSRLAMGCQLNRDTVPLVEASGFRITHRAQRLRELVEELVAVPV is encoded by the coding sequence ATGAGCAACGCCAGGGCCCTGCTGTATGACGCCGTCATGGTCCCCGTCGGCTGGCTCGGACTCGATCGTGCCCGGCACCGGCTCGTCGAGGGGCTCTCCGGACGCGTCCTGGAGGTCGGCACCGGCACCGGGCTGCTCTCCTACCCGCCCTCCGTCTCATCCGTCGTCGCCATCGACATCGACCCCGAGCTGCTCGCCCGCGCGAGCCACCGCCGCCCGGGCGTCACCCTCATGCGGGCCGATGTCCAGCAGCTCCCCTTCCCCGATGGCTCCTTCGACACCGTCGTCGCCTGCCTCGTCTTCTGCACCGTCGAGGACCCCGCCCGCGGGCTCGCGGAGATCCGCCGCGTCCTCCGCCCCGGCGGCCAGTTGAGGCTGCTCGAGCACGTCCGCTCCCCCCACCCCACCGTCGCCCGCCTCCAGGACCGGCTCACCCCCGTCTGGAGCCGCCTCGCCATGGGGTGTCAGCTCAACCGCGACACCGTTCCCCTCGTCGAGGCCTCCGGCTTCCGCATCACCCACCGCGCCCAGCGCCTGCGCGAGCTCGTCGAGGAGCTCGTCGCGGTTCCCGTGTAG
- a CDS encoding GreA/GreB family elongation factor, with product MPLLDKNTLLDQLADRLRQSDRLAHRAELEAREAARSLATESEKKEDGRAVIEYGSLATGQAQRARRVQEELKALTDFQEAGLPRFSRKGPVALGAIIDVSTEDEDGFSERTFFLLPVGAGTELTGPGGDGFLSVITPASPVGRALLGRRAGDTIEITLAGEVREWTVLEVA from the coding sequence ATGCCACTGCTGGACAAGAACACGTTGCTCGACCAACTCGCCGATCGGCTCCGCCAGAGTGATCGGCTCGCCCACCGCGCCGAGCTCGAGGCCCGGGAGGCCGCCCGCTCCCTGGCCACCGAGTCCGAGAAGAAGGAGGACGGACGCGCCGTCATCGAGTACGGCAGCCTCGCCACCGGCCAGGCCCAGCGCGCCCGCCGCGTCCAGGAGGAGCTCAAGGCCCTCACCGACTTCCAGGAGGCCGGCCTCCCCCGCTTCTCCCGCAAGGGCCCCGTCGCCCTGGGCGCCATCATCGACGTGTCCACCGAGGACGAGGACGGCTTCTCCGAGCGCACCTTCTTCCTCCTCCCCGTGGGCGCCGGCACCGAGCTCACCGGCCCCGGCGGCGATGGTTTCCTCTCCGTCATCACCCCCGCCTCCCCCGTCGGCCGCGCCCTGCTCGGACGTCGTGCGGGTGACACCATCGAAATCACCCTGGCCGGCGAGGTACGCGAGTGGACGGTCCTCGAGGTCGCCTGA
- a CDS encoding rhodanese-like domain-containing protein, translating to MTPKELSEKARELVGQGWVLLDVRTPEEFRQGHPEPARNIPVQELPQRVQEVGPPGTKVVVYCLAGGRSAMAAQILRAHGFTDIFDLKSVNNW from the coding sequence ATGACGCCGAAAGAACTGTCCGAGAAGGCTCGCGAGCTGGTGGGTCAGGGGTGGGTGCTGTTGGACGTGCGCACGCCGGAGGAGTTCCGTCAGGGACACCCGGAGCCGGCGCGCAACATCCCGGTGCAGGAGCTGCCGCAGCGCGTGCAGGAGGTGGGCCCGCCGGGGACGAAGGTGGTGGTGTACTGCCTGGCGGGAGGCCGCAGCGCGATGGCGGCGCAGATCCTCCGGGCCCACGGCTTCACGGACATCTTCGATTTGAAGTCCGTGAACAACTGGTAG